A DNA window from Helianthus annuus cultivar XRQ/B chromosome 15, HanXRQr2.0-SUNRISE, whole genome shotgun sequence contains the following coding sequences:
- the LOC110912431 gene encoding snRNA-activating protein complex subunit isoform X1, which translates to MEDSSAFEDVYVSIPCGGPVYVPDMVGPLTSVSEFRSCVEDELKDLRKELCLDLTEERHHEISVDELKILSEEELVEKAFQATLNGGNFTRDSSLSLEECSEGATNSSSTVDADVACLVKSGTDEDYVLSNSLPKRSRSTRNNGKLNRNVTKKSKRVTQKDTADAEEDYMVEVEKVAEIKQKQEEDKKTARLHSFSGASGPVSCMTSSEKKEQMSSFNFTNSSTQQVKSSSTGEHIPLHSSDILLCIEVYYINRHSVRVKTQEILVLGQQLLTALRDKLYCLTDEIMKLSKKHDPSGYFLIEDIFYNDLREADATDYSKPILKWLTESKETALEKWECILSGELQQKQKKLLGSGSGPKLPQLRARPMQTTRFCDLSFRLGAGYLYCHQGDCKHIMVIRDMRLVHSEDVQNRAAYPLIVFQSKLRFQKCSCCKIFKAVKVTVDDKWAPENPCYFCGICYYMLHYSDNKLIYDEFKVFDYIHD; encoded by the exons ATGGAGGATTCTTCTGCTTTTGAAGATGTCTATGTTTCAATTCCTTGTGGCGGTCCGGTATACGTCCCGGACATGGTTGGTCCACTCACTAGCGTTTCTGAATTCCGGTCATGTGTTGAAGATGAACTCAAG GATCTCAGAAAGGAGTTGTGCTTGGATTTGACTGAAGAACGTCATCATGAAATTTC GGTTGATGAACTTAAAATCCTCAGCGAGGAGGAGCTGGTAGAAAAAGCATTTCAAGCAACACTCAATGGTGGTAACTTCACAAGAGATTCTTCACTATCTTTAGAAGAGTGCTCTGAAGG GGCAACAAATTCTAGCAGCACCGTTGATGCCGATGTTGCATGTTTGGTAAAATCAGGAACAGACGAGGATTATGTACTGTCAAACAGTCTTCCAAAGAGATCTAGGAGTACCCGCAATAACGGGAAGTTGAATCGCAATGTTACTAAGAAGAGCAAAAGAGTGACACAGAAGGATACAGCTGACGCA GAAGAAGATTATATGGTAGAGGTGGAGAAAGTAGCTGAAATTAAACAAAAACAAGAAGAAGATAAAAAAACCGCAAGATTGCATTCTTTTAG TGGTGCGTCTGGGCCCGTTTCATGTATGACTTCTTCAGAGAAGAAGGAACAGATGTCATCCTTTAATTTTACAAATTCTTCAACCCAG CAGGTGAAATCATCAAGTACTGGTGAACACATACCACTACACAGTAGTGATATTCTTCTTTGCATAGAAGTTTATTATATTAACCGACATTCAGTACGGGTTAAG ACTCAAGAAATCTTGGTTCTCGGACAGCAATTATTAACTGCACTACGAGACAAATTATATTGTTTGACCGACGAAATCATGAAGCTATCGAAAAAGCACGATCCGTCTGGATATTTTCTTATCGAA GATATATTTTACAATGATTTGAGGGAAGCCGATGCTACAGACTACAGTAAACCCATACTTAAATGGCTTACAGAATCGAAAGAAACCGCACTGGAAAAGTGGGAATGTATTTTATCCGGTGAACTGCAGCAGAAACAGAAAAAGTTATTAGGCAGTGGAAGCGGACCGAAATTACCGCAACTTAGAGCCCGTCCGATGCAGACCACGCGTTTTTGTGACTTGAGTTTTCGACTTGGGGCAGGGTATCTTTACTGTCATCAG GGTGATTGCAAGCATATAATGGTGATTAGAGACATGAGATTAGTTCATTCAGAGGATGTACAGAATCGAGCTGCTTATCCCTTAATTGTGTTCCAGTCGAAACTGCGTTTCCAGAAGTGCTCGTGCTGTAAGATTTTTAAAGCGGTAAAGGTGACGGTGGATGACAAATGGGCTCCGGAGAATCCTTGCTATTTCTGTGGCATTTGTTATTACATGCTTCATTATTCGGACAATAAACTCATATACGATGAATTCAAGGTTTTCGATTATATTCATGATTAG
- the LOC110912431 gene encoding snRNA-activating protein complex subunit isoform X3, whose product MEDSSAFEDVYVSIPCGGPVYVPDMVGPLTSVSEFRSCVEDELKDLRKELCLDLTEERHHEISVDELKILSEEELVEKAFQATLNGGNFTRDSSLSLEEATNSSSTVDADVACLVKSGTDEDYVLSNSLPKRSRSTRNNGKLNRNVTKKSKRVTQKDTADAEEDYMVEVEKVAEIKQKQEEDKKTARLHSFSGASGPVSCMTSSEKKEQMSSFNFTNSSTQQVKSSSTGEHIPLHSSDILLCIEVYYINRHSVRVKTQEILVLGQQLLTALRDKLYCLTDEIMKLSKKHDPSGYFLIEDIFYNDLREADATDYSKPILKWLTESKETALEKWECILSGELQQKQKKLLGSGSGPKLPQLRARPMQTTRFCDLSFRLGAGYLYCHQGDCKHIMVIRDMRLVHSEDVQNRAAYPLIVFQSKLRFQKCSCCKIFKAVKVTVDDKWAPENPCYFCGICYYMLHYSDNKLIYDEFKVFDYIHD is encoded by the exons ATGGAGGATTCTTCTGCTTTTGAAGATGTCTATGTTTCAATTCCTTGTGGCGGTCCGGTATACGTCCCGGACATGGTTGGTCCACTCACTAGCGTTTCTGAATTCCGGTCATGTGTTGAAGATGAACTCAAG GATCTCAGAAAGGAGTTGTGCTTGGATTTGACTGAAGAACGTCATCATGAAATTTC GGTTGATGAACTTAAAATCCTCAGCGAGGAGGAGCTGGTAGAAAAAGCATTTCAAGCAACACTCAATGGTGGTAACTTCACAAGAGATTCTTCACTATCTTTAGAAGA GGCAACAAATTCTAGCAGCACCGTTGATGCCGATGTTGCATGTTTGGTAAAATCAGGAACAGACGAGGATTATGTACTGTCAAACAGTCTTCCAAAGAGATCTAGGAGTACCCGCAATAACGGGAAGTTGAATCGCAATGTTACTAAGAAGAGCAAAAGAGTGACACAGAAGGATACAGCTGACGCA GAAGAAGATTATATGGTAGAGGTGGAGAAAGTAGCTGAAATTAAACAAAAACAAGAAGAAGATAAAAAAACCGCAAGATTGCATTCTTTTAG TGGTGCGTCTGGGCCCGTTTCATGTATGACTTCTTCAGAGAAGAAGGAACAGATGTCATCCTTTAATTTTACAAATTCTTCAACCCAG CAGGTGAAATCATCAAGTACTGGTGAACACATACCACTACACAGTAGTGATATTCTTCTTTGCATAGAAGTTTATTATATTAACCGACATTCAGTACGGGTTAAG ACTCAAGAAATCTTGGTTCTCGGACAGCAATTATTAACTGCACTACGAGACAAATTATATTGTTTGACCGACGAAATCATGAAGCTATCGAAAAAGCACGATCCGTCTGGATATTTTCTTATCGAA GATATATTTTACAATGATTTGAGGGAAGCCGATGCTACAGACTACAGTAAACCCATACTTAAATGGCTTACAGAATCGAAAGAAACCGCACTGGAAAAGTGGGAATGTATTTTATCCGGTGAACTGCAGCAGAAACAGAAAAAGTTATTAGGCAGTGGAAGCGGACCGAAATTACCGCAACTTAGAGCCCGTCCGATGCAGACCACGCGTTTTTGTGACTTGAGTTTTCGACTTGGGGCAGGGTATCTTTACTGTCATCAG GGTGATTGCAAGCATATAATGGTGATTAGAGACATGAGATTAGTTCATTCAGAGGATGTACAGAATCGAGCTGCTTATCCCTTAATTGTGTTCCAGTCGAAACTGCGTTTCCAGAAGTGCTCGTGCTGTAAGATTTTTAAAGCGGTAAAGGTGACGGTGGATGACAAATGGGCTCCGGAGAATCCTTGCTATTTCTGTGGCATTTGTTATTACATGCTTCATTATTCGGACAATAAACTCATATACGATGAATTCAAGGTTTTCGATTATATTCATGATTAG
- the LOC110912431 gene encoding snRNA-activating protein complex subunit isoform X2 has protein sequence MEDSSAFEDVYVSIPCGGPVYVPDMVGPLTSVSEFRSCVEDELKDLRKELCLDLTEERHHEISVDELKILSEEELVEKAFQATLNGGNFTRDSSLSLEECSEGATNSSSTVDADVACLVKSGTDEDYVLSNSLPKRSRSTRNNGKLNRNVTKKSKRVTQKDTADAEEDYMVEVEKVAEIKQKQEEDKKTARLHSFSGASGPVSCMTSSEKKEQMSSFNFTNSSTQVKSSSTGEHIPLHSSDILLCIEVYYINRHSVRVKTQEILVLGQQLLTALRDKLYCLTDEIMKLSKKHDPSGYFLIEDIFYNDLREADATDYSKPILKWLTESKETALEKWECILSGELQQKQKKLLGSGSGPKLPQLRARPMQTTRFCDLSFRLGAGYLYCHQGDCKHIMVIRDMRLVHSEDVQNRAAYPLIVFQSKLRFQKCSCCKIFKAVKVTVDDKWAPENPCYFCGICYYMLHYSDNKLIYDEFKVFDYIHD, from the exons ATGGAGGATTCTTCTGCTTTTGAAGATGTCTATGTTTCAATTCCTTGTGGCGGTCCGGTATACGTCCCGGACATGGTTGGTCCACTCACTAGCGTTTCTGAATTCCGGTCATGTGTTGAAGATGAACTCAAG GATCTCAGAAAGGAGTTGTGCTTGGATTTGACTGAAGAACGTCATCATGAAATTTC GGTTGATGAACTTAAAATCCTCAGCGAGGAGGAGCTGGTAGAAAAAGCATTTCAAGCAACACTCAATGGTGGTAACTTCACAAGAGATTCTTCACTATCTTTAGAAGAGTGCTCTGAAGG GGCAACAAATTCTAGCAGCACCGTTGATGCCGATGTTGCATGTTTGGTAAAATCAGGAACAGACGAGGATTATGTACTGTCAAACAGTCTTCCAAAGAGATCTAGGAGTACCCGCAATAACGGGAAGTTGAATCGCAATGTTACTAAGAAGAGCAAAAGAGTGACACAGAAGGATACAGCTGACGCA GAAGAAGATTATATGGTAGAGGTGGAGAAAGTAGCTGAAATTAAACAAAAACAAGAAGAAGATAAAAAAACCGCAAGATTGCATTCTTTTAG TGGTGCGTCTGGGCCCGTTTCATGTATGACTTCTTCAGAGAAGAAGGAACAGATGTCATCCTTTAATTTTACAAATTCTTCAACCCAG GTGAAATCATCAAGTACTGGTGAACACATACCACTACACAGTAGTGATATTCTTCTTTGCATAGAAGTTTATTATATTAACCGACATTCAGTACGGGTTAAG ACTCAAGAAATCTTGGTTCTCGGACAGCAATTATTAACTGCACTACGAGACAAATTATATTGTTTGACCGACGAAATCATGAAGCTATCGAAAAAGCACGATCCGTCTGGATATTTTCTTATCGAA GATATATTTTACAATGATTTGAGGGAAGCCGATGCTACAGACTACAGTAAACCCATACTTAAATGGCTTACAGAATCGAAAGAAACCGCACTGGAAAAGTGGGAATGTATTTTATCCGGTGAACTGCAGCAGAAACAGAAAAAGTTATTAGGCAGTGGAAGCGGACCGAAATTACCGCAACTTAGAGCCCGTCCGATGCAGACCACGCGTTTTTGTGACTTGAGTTTTCGACTTGGGGCAGGGTATCTTTACTGTCATCAG GGTGATTGCAAGCATATAATGGTGATTAGAGACATGAGATTAGTTCATTCAGAGGATGTACAGAATCGAGCTGCTTATCCCTTAATTGTGTTCCAGTCGAAACTGCGTTTCCAGAAGTGCTCGTGCTGTAAGATTTTTAAAGCGGTAAAGGTGACGGTGGATGACAAATGGGCTCCGGAGAATCCTTGCTATTTCTGTGGCATTTGTTATTACATGCTTCATTATTCGGACAATAAACTCATATACGATGAATTCAAGGTTTTCGATTATATTCATGATTAG
- the LOC110912431 gene encoding snRNA-activating protein complex subunit isoform X4, with translation MEDSSAFEDVYVSIPCGGPVYVPDMVGPLTSVSEFRSCVEDELKDLRKELCLDLTEERHHEISVDELKILSEEELVEKAFQATLNGGNFTRDSSLSLEEATNSSSTVDADVACLVKSGTDEDYVLSNSLPKRSRSTRNNGKLNRNVTKKSKRVTQKDTADAEEDYMVEVEKVAEIKQKQEEDKKTARLHSFSGASGPVSCMTSSEKKEQMSSFNFTNSSTQVKSSSTGEHIPLHSSDILLCIEVYYINRHSVRVKTQEILVLGQQLLTALRDKLYCLTDEIMKLSKKHDPSGYFLIEDIFYNDLREADATDYSKPILKWLTESKETALEKWECILSGELQQKQKKLLGSGSGPKLPQLRARPMQTTRFCDLSFRLGAGYLYCHQGDCKHIMVIRDMRLVHSEDVQNRAAYPLIVFQSKLRFQKCSCCKIFKAVKVTVDDKWAPENPCYFCGICYYMLHYSDNKLIYDEFKVFDYIHD, from the exons ATGGAGGATTCTTCTGCTTTTGAAGATGTCTATGTTTCAATTCCTTGTGGCGGTCCGGTATACGTCCCGGACATGGTTGGTCCACTCACTAGCGTTTCTGAATTCCGGTCATGTGTTGAAGATGAACTCAAG GATCTCAGAAAGGAGTTGTGCTTGGATTTGACTGAAGAACGTCATCATGAAATTTC GGTTGATGAACTTAAAATCCTCAGCGAGGAGGAGCTGGTAGAAAAAGCATTTCAAGCAACACTCAATGGTGGTAACTTCACAAGAGATTCTTCACTATCTTTAGAAGA GGCAACAAATTCTAGCAGCACCGTTGATGCCGATGTTGCATGTTTGGTAAAATCAGGAACAGACGAGGATTATGTACTGTCAAACAGTCTTCCAAAGAGATCTAGGAGTACCCGCAATAACGGGAAGTTGAATCGCAATGTTACTAAGAAGAGCAAAAGAGTGACACAGAAGGATACAGCTGACGCA GAAGAAGATTATATGGTAGAGGTGGAGAAAGTAGCTGAAATTAAACAAAAACAAGAAGAAGATAAAAAAACCGCAAGATTGCATTCTTTTAG TGGTGCGTCTGGGCCCGTTTCATGTATGACTTCTTCAGAGAAGAAGGAACAGATGTCATCCTTTAATTTTACAAATTCTTCAACCCAG GTGAAATCATCAAGTACTGGTGAACACATACCACTACACAGTAGTGATATTCTTCTTTGCATAGAAGTTTATTATATTAACCGACATTCAGTACGGGTTAAG ACTCAAGAAATCTTGGTTCTCGGACAGCAATTATTAACTGCACTACGAGACAAATTATATTGTTTGACCGACGAAATCATGAAGCTATCGAAAAAGCACGATCCGTCTGGATATTTTCTTATCGAA GATATATTTTACAATGATTTGAGGGAAGCCGATGCTACAGACTACAGTAAACCCATACTTAAATGGCTTACAGAATCGAAAGAAACCGCACTGGAAAAGTGGGAATGTATTTTATCCGGTGAACTGCAGCAGAAACAGAAAAAGTTATTAGGCAGTGGAAGCGGACCGAAATTACCGCAACTTAGAGCCCGTCCGATGCAGACCACGCGTTTTTGTGACTTGAGTTTTCGACTTGGGGCAGGGTATCTTTACTGTCATCAG GGTGATTGCAAGCATATAATGGTGATTAGAGACATGAGATTAGTTCATTCAGAGGATGTACAGAATCGAGCTGCTTATCCCTTAATTGTGTTCCAGTCGAAACTGCGTTTCCAGAAGTGCTCGTGCTGTAAGATTTTTAAAGCGGTAAAGGTGACGGTGGATGACAAATGGGCTCCGGAGAATCCTTGCTATTTCTGTGGCATTTGTTATTACATGCTTCATTATTCGGACAATAAACTCATATACGATGAATTCAAGGTTTTCGATTATATTCATGATTAG
- the LOC110912433 gene encoding L-ascorbate oxidase homolog produces MEKKILPILMIFILGALSFSVVKAEDPYKFYTWTVTYGSASPLGVPQQVILINGQFPGPRLDVVTNDNIILNLINKLDQPFLLTWNGIKQRKNSWQDGVLGTNCPIPPNSNFTYKFQPKDQIGGYTYFPSTAMHKAAGGFGAINVYARPRIPVPYATPAADFSLLIGDWYKSNHKGLQQYLDSGKSLTFPDGILVNGQTGNTFTGDQGKTYMFRVSNVGLLTSFNFRIQGHKMKLVECEGSNVVQNLYDSLDVHVGQSVSVLVTLDQAPKDYYIVASTRFTPKILTSVSVLHYTGSQTPVSVPIPAGPTDQVDWSMQQARTFRWNLTSNAARPNPQGSFHYGTITPTKTMVLSNSANVINGKKRYTVNGVSYINADTPLKLADYFNIPGVYSTNTIQASPNGAAPRLATSVMEASLHDFLEIVFQNNEDTVQSWHLDGYDFWPVGFGSGQWSEASRKSYNLVDALTRHTVQVYPKSWSVIYVSLDNQGMWNLRSAMWERQYLGQQFYLRVYNPVKSLANEYDIPSNVLLCGRAAGRHI; encoded by the exons ATGGAGAAGAAAATCTTGccaattttgatgatttttattttgGGTGCATTGAGTTTCTCTGTGGTGAAAGCAGAGGACCCTTATAAGTTTTATACTTGGACTGTTACCTATGGAAGTGCTTCTCCTCTTGGTGTTCCTCAACAG GTGATCTTAATCAATGGTCAGTTTCCTGGTCCTAGGCTTGATGTGGTCACAAATGACAATATTATCCTCAACCTCATCAATAAACTTGACCAGCCCTTCCTCTTGACATG GAACGGGATTAAACAACGAAAGAACTCCTGGCAAGACGGGGTTTTGGGCACAAACTGCCCGATTCCTCCAAACTCCAACTTTACATACAAATTCCAACCAAAAGATCAAATTGGAGGTTACACGTACTTCCCATCAACCGCAATGCATAAGGCTGCTGGTGGTTTTGGAGCTATTAATGTATATGCCAGACCCCGTATCCCCGTCCCATATGCAACTCCTGCAGCCGATTTTAGTTTACTTATCGGTGACTGGTACAAGTCCAACCATAAG GGCTTGCAGCAGTATCTCGATTCGGGAAAATCACTTACTTTCCCAGACGGTATTCTTGTAAATGGACAAACGGGAAACACCTTCACTGGCGATCAAGGTAAAACATACATGTTCAGAGTGTCAAACGTGGGTTTGTTGACATCCTTCAACTTTAGGATTCAGGGACACAAAATGAAGTTAGTCGAGTGTGAAGGGTCGAATGTGGTTCAGAACTTATACGATTCACTAGACGTGCATGTTGGTCAATCGGTTTCTGTCCTTGTTACGCTGGATCAAGCTCCAAAAGACTATTACATTGTTGCATCGACACGGTTTACACCAAAAATCCTTACATCCGTTTCGGTATTACACTACACCGGTTCCCAAACACCAGTCTCCGTCCCGATCCCTGCTGGCCCGACAGACCAAGTTGACTGGTCTATGCAACAAGCCAGAACATTCAG ATGGAACTTGACATCAAATGCAGCAAGGCCCAACCCGCAAGGCTCATTCCATTACGGAACGATCACACCCACAAAGACAATGGTATTGAGTAACTCGGCAAACGTAATTAACGGGAAGAAGCGGTACACGGTGAACGGGGTGTCGTACATTAACGCAGACACTCCATTGAAGTTGGCCGATTATTTTAACATCCCCGGTGTTTATTCCACAAACACCATTCAAGCCTCTCCAAACGGTGCTGCCCCACGTCTGGCTACATCCGTTATGGAAGCCTCGCTTCATGACTTCCTTGAAATCGTTTTCCAAAACAACGAGGACACCGTTCAGTCTTGGCATCTTGACGGCTATGATTTCTGGCCCGTCGG GTTTGGATCGGGGCAATGGTCCGAAGCAAGTAGAAAGAGCTACAATTTGGTCGATGCTCTTACAAGACACACGGTGCAGGTGTACCCGAAGTCGTGGAGTGTGATTTACGTGTCGTTGGACAACCAAGGCATGTGGAACCTAAGGTCTGCGATGTGGGAACGACAATACCTCGGTCAACAGTTCTACCTTAGAGTTTATAATCCCGTTAAAAGTCTTGCAAATGAATATGACATTCCTTCCAATGTTCTTCTTTGTGGTAGAGCCGCAGGGCGACACATATAA